A genomic stretch from Astatotilapia calliptera chromosome 4, fAstCal1.2, whole genome shotgun sequence includes:
- the scpep1 gene encoding retinoid-inducible serine carboxypeptidase, which yields MGSFRVDFTLCFLLSVVLSKGLPSALRSNEAWNYVEVRDGAHMFWWLYYADSVQAQYKDLPLVMWLQGGPGGSGTGFGNFEEIGPLNRDLEPRKTSWVQAANLLFVDNPVGTGFSYTDRPDAYATNVSTVASDMLVLLKHFFSEKPEFQSIPFYIFSESYGGKMAAAISLELSKAITQGTVKCNFSGVALGDSWISPLDSVMTWGPYLYITSLLDDYGLADVSKAAEAVKQAVEQGQFLKATELWSMTESAVERNTNGVNFYNILTQSSDEKLTSSAGLDFISLQKHRHIRPLHSQSLSQLMNGPIRKKLGIIPDNVTWGGQADEVFTNMAGDFMKPVVDIVDQLLTAGVKVTVYNGQLDLIVDTLGQELWVKQLKWEGIRNFNELKWTPLDDPATPGVTGAFCKTFKNFAFYWILKAGHMIPSDQGPMALQMLKMITQQA from the exons ATGGGTTCCTTCCGAGTAGACTTTACTTTGTGTTTCTTACTCAGCGTTGTGCTGTCTAAAG GGCTCCCCTCTGCTCTGCGGAGCAACGAAGCCTGGAACTATGTGGAGGTGAGAGACGGGGCCCACATGTTTTGGTGGCTCTATTATGCTGACAGTGTACAAGCCCAGTACAAGGACCTGCCTCTGGTCATGTGGCTGCAG ggtGGCCCAGGAGGATCTGGAACTGGCTTTGGCAACTTTGAGGAAATTGGACCCTTGAACAGAGATCTAGAGCCCAGAAAAACAAGCTGG GTCCAGGCAGCCAATTTGTTATTTGTAGATAACCCTGTGGGCACTGGCTTTAGCTACACAGACAGGCCAGATGCCTATGCTACCAATGTGTCCACTGTAGCCTCAGACATGCTGGTGCTGCTCAAACACTTCTTCTCAGAAAAGCCTGAGTTCCAG aGCATCCCCTTCTACATTTTCTCTGAGTCATATGGAGGGAAGATGGCAGCTGCTATCTCCTTAGAGCTCAGCAAG GCCATAACCCAAGGGACAGTCAAATGCAACTTTTCTGGTGTGGCACTTGGAGACTCATGGATTTCACCACTGG ACTCTGTTATGACATGGGGACCATATCTCTACATCACT TCCCTCCTGGATGATTACGGCCTGGCAGATGTCAGTAAGGCAGCAGAGGCAGTGAAGCAAGCCGTGGAGCAGGGCCAGTTTCTTAAAGCGACTGAGCTGTGGTCTATGACGGAGTCTGCCGTAGAGCGG AATACCAATGGAGTCAACTTCTACAACATCCTAACTCAGAGTTCAGATGAGAAGCTCACCTCTTCTGCAGGGCTGGACTTTATCA GTCTGCAGAAACATCGTCACATTCGCCCCCTCCACAGCCAGTCCCTGAGTCAGCTGATGAATGGACCAATAAGGAAGAAGCTGGGTATCATTCCTGACAATGTCACATGGGGAG GTCAGGCTGATGAGGTCTTCACTAACATGGCAGGAGACTTTATGAAGCCAGTGGTGGACATAGTTGACCAGCTGCTGACTGCTGGAGTTAAAGTCACAGTCTACAATGGACAGCTTGATCTCATTGTGGACACTTTGG GTCAGGAGCTGTGGGTGAAGCAGCTAAAGTGGGAGGGGATTCGTAATTTTAACGAGCTTAAGTGGACTCCCCTCGATGATCCTGCCACCCCGGGCGTTACTGGAGCTTTCTGCAAGACTTTTAAGAACTTTGCCTTTTATTGGATTCTCAAAGCTGGTCACATG ATTCCTTCAGATCAGGGACCTATGGCCTTGCAGATGCTGAAGATGATCACCCAGCAGGCCTGA